The region TTAATCTCACGCCGCAATTAGAACAGATGGTCCGGGAAAAGGTCGCCTCAGGCCTTTACACTTCAGCAAGTGAAGTTGTCCGGGAAGCGCTGCGACTGATGGAAGAGAAAGACCGGCTGAGGGCGGCAAAGCTTGAGCAACTGCGCGAGGCCATCCAAGAGGGGTTGAACAGCGGCCCTGCTACCCCTTTTGACATCGAGGAAGTGAAGCGGGAGGGGCGGAAGAGACTCGCCGCGCGAACCAAGAAACCTGGGGCCTAGATGCCGGTCATCGACAAGCTTCCCCTCGCCCTCGCTGACCTGAGCGAAATTTGGAGCTACATTGCAGAGGACAATGCAGCCAAGGCCGATGATCTCTTGCAGCTCATCGAGGCCAAATTCAACATGCTTGCCGAGCAGCCAATGATGGGCCGCCTGCGGGATGAGTTGGCCCCAAAGCTGCGAAGCTTCCCGGTCGGCCGGTATGTGATTTTTTACGAAGTAATACCAAAAGGGATTGTCGTGGTGCGTGTTCTGCATGCCGCGATGGATGTGGGAGCGCACTTCGAGGAGGAGTAGAAACTCTTCTCCAATTTAAGACTGATTGAAGGTGGCCCAATTCGGTTGGGGCCAGCGCACTTTTCCGGAGCCGCGGGGTCGGTTTAGCAACGACGGTATCAAATTTGACCGCCAACGTCGGCGCACAATTAGCTCTGAATGCATTGGGAAGCGCCGGCATATGGTTGGACTTGGAAATGCTATTGGTATGACTGTGGAGAACTCCGGTCCGCTTCTGCAATGAAAGGAGTTATGAATTCTGGAGAGAAACACGCCAAAATCTAAGGTAAAACTTTTTATCGTAAGCCTAATTTGCAAGTACTACGATTTAATCTGACAATATGGTAAGGTCTTTGGATCTCATCCCGAGAGTGGGAGAAAGGAGTCAAGGACATGAGTAAGGATCAAAAGATCATCAAGACGAAGGTGGGATTACTGGAGCTGGCCAAGCAGTTAGGGAATGTCTCACAGGCCTGTAAG is a window of Candidatus Manganitrophus noduliformans DNA encoding:
- a CDS encoding type II toxin-antitoxin system ParD family antitoxin, with protein sequence MSMNINLTPQLEQMVREKVASGLYTSASEVVREALRLMEEKDRLRAAKLEQLREAIQEGLNSGPATPFDIEEVKREGRKRLAARTKKPGA
- a CDS encoding type II toxin-antitoxin system RelE/ParE family toxin translates to MPVIDKLPLALADLSEIWSYIAEDNAAKADDLLQLIEAKFNMLAEQPMMGRLRDELAPKLRSFPVGRYVIFYEVIPKGIVVVRVLHAAMDVGAHFEEE